One window of the Allosaccharopolyspora coralli genome contains the following:
- a CDS encoding DNA-directed RNA polymerase subunit beta', with the protein MLDVNFFDELRIGLATADDIRQWSFGEVKKPETINYRTLKPEKDGLFCEKIFGPTRDWECYCGKYKRVRFKGIICERCGVEVTRAKVRRERMGHIELAASVTHIWYFKGVPSRLGYLLDLAPKDLEKIIYFAAYVITSVNTEMRHNDLSTLENEMNVERKRVSDERDSDLEARAQKLEADLAELENEGAKSDVRRKVKEGGEREMRQLRDRAQRELDKLDEIWSTFTKLEPRQLIPDELLYRELYDRYGEYFTGGMGAEAIESLLQGFDIDAEAESLREVIRSGKGQKKLRALKRLKVVAAFQSTGNDPSGMVLGAVPVIPPDLRPMVQLDGGRFATSDLNDLYRRVINRNNRLKRLIDLGAPEIIVNNEKRMLQESVDALFDNGRRGRPVSGPGNRPLKSLSDLLKGKQGRFRQNLLGKRVDYSGRSVIVVGPQLQLHQCGLPKEMAVELFKPFVMKRLVDLNHAQNIKSAKRMVERQRAQVWDVLEEVIAEHPVLLNRAPTLHRLGIQAFEPQLVEGKAIQLHPLVCEAFNADFDGDQMAVHLPLSAEAQAEARVLMLSSNNILSPASGRPLAMPRLDMVTGLYHLTKQVDGADGEGQAFSSVGEAIMAYDRGGLDLQAKVKIRLKDAAPNKDMAPEGWEPGDTWLAETTLGRVYFNENLPADYPFVNELLPKKKQAAIVNDLAERYPMVAVAKTLDKLKDAGFYWATRSGVTVSISDVVVPPNKTEILDGYEQRADQVEKRYRRGALSHQERNAELVKVWTAAKEEVAEEMENNFPEDNSIATIVKSGAAGNMTQVVQLAGMRGLVSNPKGEYIPRPIKANFREGLSVLEYFISNHGARKGLADTALRTADSGYLTRRLVDVSQDVIVRETDCKTERGITMPIAEVLPDGTVMRDAHVETSVYARTTADDVTDADGNVVLARGADLGDPAIEKLVGAKIAKVKVRSVLTCESGVGVCAVCYGRSMATGKLVDVGEAVGIVAAQSIGEPGTQLTMRTFQQGGVTADDITTGLPRVQELFEARIPKGKAPIADAPGRIRLEDNDRYWKITIIPDDGSDEIVYDKLSKRQRLAVIAVDGTERQVADGDHIDVGQQLMEGAVDPHEVLRVMGPREAQLHLVREVQEVYRSQGVGIHDKHVEVIVRQMLRRVIIIDSGATEFLPGAPVERSTFESENRRVVSEGGDPASGRPVLMGITKASLATDSWLSAASFQETTRILTNAAIEGASDKLVGLKENVIIGKLIPAGTGINRYRNIQVQPTEEARAAAYAIPSYDDGYYTPDVFGAGTGAAVPLDDYDFGRDYR; encoded by the coding sequence GTGCTTGACGTCAACTTCTTCGACGAACTCCGCATCGGCCTCGCCACGGCCGACGACATCCGCCAGTGGTCGTTCGGCGAGGTCAAGAAGCCCGAGACCATCAACTACCGCACCCTGAAGCCGGAGAAGGACGGGCTCTTCTGCGAGAAGATCTTCGGTCCGACCCGGGACTGGGAGTGCTACTGCGGCAAGTACAAGCGGGTCCGCTTCAAGGGCATCATCTGTGAGCGCTGCGGCGTCGAGGTGACCCGCGCGAAGGTCCGCCGTGAGCGGATGGGCCACATCGAACTCGCCGCCTCGGTGACGCACATCTGGTACTTCAAGGGTGTGCCGAGCCGGTTGGGCTACCTGCTCGACCTGGCCCCCAAGGACCTCGAGAAGATCATCTACTTCGCCGCGTACGTGATCACATCGGTGAACACCGAGATGCGGCACAACGATCTCTCGACGCTCGAGAACGAGATGAACGTCGAGCGCAAGCGGGTCTCCGACGAACGTGACTCCGACCTGGAGGCGCGCGCCCAGAAGCTCGAGGCCGACCTGGCCGAACTCGAGAACGAGGGTGCCAAGAGCGACGTGCGCCGCAAGGTCAAGGAGGGCGGCGAGCGTGAGATGCGCCAGCTCCGCGACCGCGCGCAGCGGGAGCTCGACAAGCTCGACGAGATCTGGTCGACGTTCACCAAGCTCGAGCCGCGCCAGCTCATCCCGGACGAGCTGCTCTACCGCGAGCTCTACGATCGCTACGGCGAGTACTTCACCGGCGGCATGGGCGCCGAGGCGATCGAGTCGTTGCTTCAGGGCTTCGACATCGACGCCGAGGCCGAGTCGCTGCGCGAGGTCATCCGCTCGGGCAAGGGGCAGAAGAAGCTGCGCGCGCTCAAGCGGCTGAAGGTCGTCGCGGCGTTCCAGTCGACCGGCAACGACCCGAGCGGCATGGTGCTGGGCGCCGTCCCGGTCATCCCGCCGGACCTGCGTCCGATGGTGCAGCTCGACGGTGGCCGGTTCGCGACCTCCGACCTCAACGACCTGTACCGCCGGGTCATCAACCGCAACAACCGCCTCAAGCGACTGATCGACCTCGGTGCGCCCGAGATCATCGTCAACAACGAGAAGCGGATGCTGCAGGAGTCGGTGGACGCGCTGTTCGACAACGGCCGTCGTGGCCGCCCCGTCAGCGGTCCCGGCAACCGTCCGTTGAAGTCGCTGTCCGACCTGTTGAAGGGGAAGCAGGGCCGGTTCCGGCAGAACCTGCTCGGTAAGCGTGTCGACTACTCCGGTCGTTCGGTCATCGTCGTCGGTCCCCAGCTGCAGCTGCACCAGTGCGGTCTGCCGAAGGAGATGGCGGTCGAGCTGTTCAAGCCGTTCGTGATGAAGCGGCTGGTCGACCTCAACCACGCGCAGAACATCAAGTCCGCGAAGCGGATGGTGGAGCGGCAGCGTGCGCAGGTCTGGGACGTCCTCGAAGAGGTCATCGCCGAGCACCCGGTGCTGCTCAACCGTGCCCCCACGCTGCACCGCCTCGGTATTCAGGCGTTCGAGCCGCAGCTGGTCGAGGGCAAGGCGATCCAGCTGCACCCGCTGGTGTGCGAGGCGTTCAACGCCGACTTCGACGGTGACCAGATGGCCGTTCACCTGCCGCTGTCGGCGGAGGCTCAGGCCGAGGCGCGCGTGCTGATGTTGTCGAGCAACAACATCCTCTCGCCTGCGTCGGGCCGTCCGCTGGCGATGCCGCGGCTGGACATGGTCACCGGCCTGTACCACCTCACCAAGCAGGTGGACGGCGCCGACGGTGAGGGTCAGGCGTTCTCGTCGGTCGGCGAGGCGATCATGGCTTACGACCGCGGTGGCCTCGACCTGCAGGCGAAGGTGAAGATCCGGCTCAAGGACGCCGCGCCCAACAAGGACATGGCGCCGGAGGGCTGGGAGCCCGGGGACACGTGGCTCGCCGAGACCACGTTGGGCCGGGTGTACTTCAACGAGAACCTGCCCGCTGACTACCCGTTCGTGAACGAGCTGCTGCCGAAGAAGAAGCAGGCGGCGATCGTCAACGATCTCGCCGAGCGGTACCCGATGGTCGCCGTGGCGAAGACGCTGGACAAGCTCAAGGACGCCGGCTTCTACTGGGCGACCCGCTCGGGCGTGACCGTGTCCATCTCGGACGTGGTCGTGCCGCCGAACAAGACGGAGATCCTGGACGGCTACGAGCAGCGGGCGGACCAGGTCGAGAAGCGGTACCGCCGCGGTGCTCTCTCGCACCAGGAGCGCAACGCCGAACTCGTCAAGGTGTGGACGGCGGCCAAGGAGGAGGTCGCCGAGGAGATGGAGAACAACTTCCCGGAGGACAACTCCATCGCCACGATCGTCAAGTCCGGTGCCGCCGGTAACATGACGCAGGTCGTGCAGCTGGCCGGGATGCGTGGACTGGTGTCGAACCCGAAGGGTGAGTACATCCCGCGTCCGATCAAGGCCAATTTCCGCGAGGGTCTGTCGGTGCTGGAGTACTTCATCTCCAACCACGGTGCCCGGAAGGGTCTGGCGGACACCGCGCTGCGGACCGCCGACTCGGGGTACCTGACCCGCCGTCTGGTCGACGTCTCGCAGGACGTGATCGTGCGCGAGACGGACTGCAAGACCGAGCGCGGCATCACGATGCCGATCGCGGAGGTCCTGCCCGACGGCACGGTGATGCGCGACGCCCACGTCGAGACCAGCGTCTACGCCCGGACCACCGCCGACGACGTCACCGACGCCGACGGCAACGTGGTGCTCGCTCGGGGTGCGGACCTGGGTGACCCGGCGATCGAGAAGCTCGTCGGGGCGAAGATCGCGAAGGTCAAGGTTCGCAGCGTCCTGACCTGTGAGTCGGGCGTCGGGGTCTGCGCGGTCTGCTACGGCCGTTCGATGGCGACCGGCAAGCTGGTCGACGTCGGTGAGGCCGTCGGTATCGTCGCCGCGCAGTCGATCGGTGAGCCCGGCACGCAGCTGACGATGCGCACCTTCCAGCAGGGTGGTGTGACCGCGGACGACATCACGACCGGTCTGCCGCGTGTGCAGGAGCTGTTCGAGGCACGGATCCCGAAGGGCAAGGCGCCGATCGCCGACGCGCCCGGCCGGATCCGGCTGGAGGACAACGACCGGTACTGGAAGATCACGATCATTCCGGACGACGGCAGCGACGAGATCGTCTACGACAAGCTCTCGAAGCGTCAGCGTCTCGCGGTGATCGCGGTGGACGGCACCGAGCGCCAGGTCGCCGACGGCGACCACATCGACGTCGGCCAGCAGCTCATGGAAGGTGCGGTCGACCCGCACGAGGTGCTGCGTGTGATGGGCCCGCGGGAGGCGCAGCTGCACCTGGTCCGGGAGGTCCAGGAGGTGTACCGCTCGCAGGGCGTGGGCATCCACGACAAGCACGTCGAGGTGATCGTCCGCCAGATGCTGCGGCGGGTCATCATCATCGACTCGGGTGCCACCGAGTTCCTGCCGGGTGCCCCGGTTGAGCGCTCGACGTTCGAGTCGGAGAACCGGCGCGTGGTCTCCGAGGGCGGTGACCCGGCTTCGGGTCGTCCGGTGCTCATGGGCATCACGAAGGCCTCGCTGGCGACGGACTCGTGGCTGTCGGCGGCGTCCTTCCAGGAGACGACCCGCATTCTCACGAACGCCGCGATCGAGGGCGCGAGTGACAAGCTGGTCGGCCTCAAGGAGAACGTCATCATCGGTAAGTTGATCCCGGCCGGTACGGGCATCAACCGGTACCGCAACATCCAGGTGCAGCCGACGGAGGAGGCTCGGGCCGCGGCCTACGCGATCCCGTCCTACGACGACGGCTACTACACCCCGGACGTCTTCGGCGCCGGGACGGGTGCGGCGGTTCCGCTCGACGACTACGACTTCGGTCGCGACTACCGCTGA
- the rpoB gene encoding DNA-directed RNA polymerase subunit beta encodes MAVSRATKVSAASNNASGIPGAPRRVSFANIRESLEVPDLLDLQVQSFEWLVGDESWFQRRVDAGEDNPIGGLAEVLGEISPIEDFSGSMSLSFSDPRFDEVKASVEECKDKDMTYAAPLFVTAEFTNNTTGEIKSQTVFMGDFPVMTDKGTFIINGTERVVVSQLVRSPGVYFDQSVDKTTDKDVYSVKIIPSRGAWLEFDVDKRDTVGVRIDRKRRQPVTVLLKALGWTDEGIRERFGFSETLMATLEKDHTAGQDEALLDIYRKLRPGEPPTKESAQTLLENLFFKEKRYDLARVGRYKVNKKVGLNLPFESGVLTEDDIVTTIEYLVRLHAGEDSMPAQQVPEGSEVTDVPVEVDDIDHFGNRRLRTVGELIQNQVRVGLSRMERVVRERMTTQDVEAITPQTLINIRPVVAAIREFFGTSQLSQFMDQTNPIAGLTHKRRLSALGPGGISRERAQMEVRDVHPSHYGRMCPIETPEGPNIGLIGSLATFGRVNPFGFIETPYRRVVEGLVTDEIDYLTADEEDRFVKAQANAPIDADGHFQEERVLGRRKGGEVELLAPTEIDYVDVSPRQMVSAATAMIPFLEHDDANRALMGANMQRQAVPLLRSESPLVGTGMELRAAVDAGDVVVAEKAGVVEELCADYVTIMADDGNRRTYRLQKFNRSNHGTCTNQKPIVNEGDRVEEGQVIADGPCTENGEMALGKNLRVAIMPWEGHNYEDAIILSQRLVQDDVLTSIHIEEHEVDARDTKLGAEEITRDIPNVSEDVLADLDERGIIRIGAEVQGGDILVGKVTPKGETELTPEERLLRAIFGEKAREVRDTSLKVPHGETGKVIGVRVFNREEEDELPPGVNELVRVYVAQKRKIQDGDKLAGRHGNKGVIGKILPAEDMPFTADGSPVDIILNTHGVPRRMNIGQILETHLGWIASQGWSIDGDPDWAKRLPEDLYDVEAGTNTASPVFDGAREEEITGLLASTRPNRDGERMVGGDGKAELFDGRSGEPYPYPISVGYMYILKLSHLVDDKIHARSTGPYSMITQQPLGGKAQFGGQRFGEMECWAMQAYGAAYTLQELLTIKSDDVLGRVKVYEAVVKGENIPEPGIPESFKVLLKELQSLCLNVEVLSSDGAAIEMRDGDDEDLERAAANLGINLSRNESPSVDDVVN; translated from the coding sequence TTGGCAGTCTCCCGCGCGACCAAGGTCTCTGCAGCTTCCAACAACGCATCGGGGATCCCTGGGGCACCGAGGCGAGTCTCGTTCGCGAACATTCGCGAGTCGTTGGAAGTTCCCGATCTGCTCGATCTCCAGGTCCAGTCCTTCGAATGGCTCGTCGGCGACGAGTCCTGGTTCCAGCGCCGGGTCGACGCAGGCGAGGACAATCCCATCGGCGGTCTCGCGGAGGTTCTCGGCGAGATCTCTCCGATCGAGGACTTCTCCGGTTCGATGTCGCTGTCTTTCTCCGACCCACGCTTCGACGAGGTCAAGGCCTCCGTCGAGGAGTGCAAGGACAAGGACATGACCTACGCCGCCCCGCTGTTCGTCACGGCGGAGTTCACCAACAACACCACCGGCGAGATCAAGAGCCAGACGGTGTTCATGGGTGACTTCCCCGTGATGACCGACAAGGGCACGTTCATCATCAACGGCACCGAGCGCGTCGTCGTCTCGCAGCTCGTCCGCTCGCCCGGCGTGTACTTCGACCAGTCGGTGGACAAGACCACCGACAAGGACGTCTACAGCGTCAAAATCATCCCCAGCCGCGGTGCGTGGCTGGAGTTCGACGTCGACAAGCGCGACACCGTGGGTGTGCGCATCGACCGCAAGCGCAGGCAGCCGGTCACCGTGCTGCTCAAGGCGCTCGGATGGACCGACGAAGGCATCCGCGAACGGTTCGGCTTCTCCGAGACGCTCATGGCGACCCTGGAGAAGGACCACACCGCCGGGCAGGACGAGGCCCTGCTCGACATCTACCGCAAGCTCCGCCCCGGTGAACCCCCGACGAAGGAGAGCGCGCAGACCCTCCTGGAGAACCTGTTCTTCAAGGAGAAGCGCTACGACCTCGCCCGTGTCGGCCGGTACAAGGTCAACAAGAAGGTCGGCCTGAACCTGCCGTTCGAGTCGGGCGTGCTCACCGAGGACGACATCGTCACCACCATCGAGTACCTGGTCCGGCTGCACGCCGGCGAGGACTCGATGCCCGCGCAGCAGGTTCCCGAGGGCTCGGAGGTCACCGACGTCCCGGTCGAGGTCGACGACATCGACCACTTCGGCAACCGCCGCCTGCGCACCGTCGGCGAGCTCATCCAGAACCAGGTCCGAGTCGGGCTGTCCCGGATGGAGCGCGTCGTCCGTGAGCGGATGACCACCCAGGACGTCGAGGCGATCACGCCGCAGACGCTGATCAACATTCGTCCGGTCGTGGCCGCGATCCGCGAGTTCTTCGGCACCTCGCAGCTGTCGCAGTTCATGGACCAGACGAACCCGATCGCGGGTCTCACGCACAAGCGCCGCCTCTCCGCGCTCGGCCCGGGCGGTATCTCCCGGGAGCGGGCCCAGATGGAGGTCCGCGACGTGCACCCGAGCCACTACGGCCGGATGTGCCCGATCGAGACGCCGGAAGGCCCGAACATCGGTCTGATCGGCTCGCTGGCGACCTTCGGGCGGGTCAACCCGTTCGGCTTCATCGAGACCCCGTACCGCCGGGTCGTCGAGGGCCTGGTCACCGACGAGATCGACTACCTCACCGCCGACGAGGAGGACCGTTTCGTCAAGGCGCAGGCCAACGCGCCGATCGACGCCGACGGTCACTTCCAGGAGGAGCGGGTGCTGGGCCGCCGGAAGGGCGGCGAGGTCGAGCTGCTCGCGCCGACCGAGATCGACTACGTGGACGTCTCGCCGCGGCAGATGGTCTCCGCCGCGACCGCGATGATCCCGTTCCTCGAGCACGACGACGCCAACCGCGCACTGATGGGCGCGAACATGCAGCGTCAGGCGGTCCCGCTGCTGCGCAGCGAGTCCCCGCTGGTCGGAACCGGCATGGAGTTGCGTGCCGCCGTCGACGCCGGCGACGTGGTCGTGGCCGAGAAGGCCGGTGTGGTCGAGGAACTCTGCGCCGACTACGTGACGATCATGGCCGACGACGGCAACCGTCGCACCTACCGGCTGCAGAAGTTCAACCGCTCCAACCACGGCACCTGCACCAACCAGAAGCCGATCGTCAACGAGGGCGACCGGGTCGAGGAAGGGCAGGTCATCGCCGACGGGCCGTGCACCGAGAACGGTGAGATGGCGCTGGGCAAGAACCTCCGCGTGGCGATCATGCCGTGGGAGGGCCACAACTACGAGGACGCGATCATCCTCTCCCAGCGGCTGGTGCAGGACGACGTGCTCACCTCGATCCACATCGAGGAGCACGAGGTCGACGCCCGGGACACCAAGCTCGGTGCCGAGGAGATCACCCGGGACATCCCGAACGTCTCCGAGGACGTGCTGGCCGACCTCGACGAGCGCGGCATCATCCGCATCGGTGCCGAGGTGCAGGGCGGCGACATCCTCGTCGGCAAGGTCACGCCGAAGGGTGAGACCGAGCTGACCCCGGAGGAGCGGCTGCTGCGGGCGATCTTCGGTGAGAAGGCCCGCGAGGTCCGCGACACCTCGCTGAAGGTGCCGCACGGCGAGACCGGCAAGGTCATCGGCGTCCGTGTCTTCAACCGGGAGGAAGAGGACGAGCTGCCGCCGGGTGTCAACGAGCTGGTCCGGGTCTACGTCGCCCAGAAGCGCAAGATCCAGGACGGCGACAAGCTCGCGGGCCGGCACGGCAACAAGGGCGTCATCGGCAAGATCCTGCCCGCCGAGGACATGCCGTTCACCGCGGACGGCAGCCCGGTCGACATCATCCTCAACACCCACGGTGTGCCGCGACGGATGAACATCGGGCAGATCCTGGAGACCCACCTCGGCTGGATCGCCTCCCAGGGCTGGTCCATCGACGGCGACCCGGACTGGGCCAAGCGCCTGCCCGAGGACCTCTACGACGTCGAAGCAGGCACGAACACGGCGAGCCCGGTGTTCGACGGTGCCCGCGAAGAGGAGATCACCGGTCTGCTCGCCTCGACCAGGCCGAACCGTGACGGTGAGCGCATGGTCGGCGGCGACGGCAAGGCCGAGCTGTTCGACGGGCGCAGTGGTGAGCCGTACCCGTACCCGATCTCGGTCGGATACATGTACATCCTCAAGCTCTCGCACCTGGTGGACGACAAGATCCACGCTCGCTCCACCGGGCCGTACTCGATGATCACCCAGCAGCCGCTGGGCGGTAAGGCGCAGTTCGGTGGTCAGCGCTTCGGTGAGATGGAGTGCTGGGCCATGCAGGCCTACGGTGCGGCGTACACGCTGCAGGAGCTGCTCACGATCAAGTCCGACGACGTGCTCGGTCGCGTCAAGGTCTACGAAGCGGTGGTGAAGGGGGAGAACATCCCCGAGCCGGGCATCCCCGAGTCGTTCAAGGTGCTGCTGAAGGAGCTTCAGTCGCTGTGCCTGAACGTCGAGGTGCTCTCCAGCGACGGCGCCGCGATTGAGATGCGCGACGGTGACGACGAGGACCTGGAGCGTGCCGCGGCCAACCTCGGCATCAACCTGTCCCGCAATGAGTCCCCGTCGGTCGACGACGTCGTCAACTGA
- a CDS encoding CHAT domain-containing protein translates to MNDEVGRRGETAHRHHRQDTAGNSWFASPDAESDTGRDQSTSATPESTTGAQAPPAADPAPTQHRYAEALEALNRIVSTRDFQALPWVTQVLKATANTLHERDPARAGVLNNLGSAAQLAFLASGSPEDLEDATYHYRAAASAARERDPDRVLYLSNLSLALTDRAFRERRADLAADAVDSGRRAVDLTADNDPRRPTALVRLAHSLKLHATLADDVASGDEAISAFRSAARSFFSGDTGSVSAESSDLLTHLGATLLTRYRRTGTPEDIDEAIQHLDRGVGGLADGSARREAVHELATALRLRFRLRGDLADLDESATEFIGIVGVLHPEHPMLGKVLLGLARTAGEHVDSTGEPSGLRRCLRALSPAIRAVATHDPDRPAALAAFGALMRRLFLHGADANAIDTAVAAGESATRAGGAPEVRCAVRTALATTLVARYEHNDGSADLDRAAEVANEAAELAEEGSPAEYRARIQLGLVASHRYRQSGSTADLDEAVNTFDEVMVRMPRSSSERALVAAHLGQALQASHQHTGKRRTYRWARRVLAEGSDQYTAPADHRLRAATLAGRLAAQAQRWPEAVESFRSAVDLLPVVSRGKQAVAPPRTQQRWATMLADAAACAMEDGSAEHALELLEHGRSAIFADVAPAAGELGELHRVAPELADEAVRVRRLLDRPPEEDVLAGPPVPAEDGRRKRLAAAWEQLLDEIRAMDGQQEHLRRTPIERLRAVGESGPVVVVNVSRYRSDAFVVFGGRVLPVALPGANHETLAGWAASLLDESRPDEIGRTLEGLWHTVTRPVLDRMGYRHQVADGGRWPRVWWCTFGAAALLPLHAATAENGDSALDRVLSSYTPTLGTLLRAREQAQRPPVGSGLVAAGSLRQAARVQGLPAQNQVLARSWPEAELMGQEDTTPHDLLEAIPAHSWLHVCERSTHFPAHPAASLLLDRGEQPSLGLVELGQMALQHAQFCYLGAAATAAQTPTSASVTLPGSLAAAGFAHVVGSLWQLDADCAEQVQADVYATLTADSAFSPQRSAEALHHAARTQRAASPEAPTRWAGHLHLGP, encoded by the coding sequence ATGAACGACGAGGTGGGTCGACGCGGCGAGACGGCCCACCGGCACCACCGTCAGGACACCGCGGGCAACTCGTGGTTCGCCAGTCCCGACGCCGAATCGGACACCGGGCGGGACCAGTCCACGTCCGCGACACCCGAGTCCACGACCGGGGCCCAGGCACCGCCCGCGGCCGATCCCGCCCCGACCCAGCACCGTTACGCCGAGGCGCTCGAAGCCCTCAACAGGATCGTCAGCACCCGTGACTTCCAGGCCCTGCCCTGGGTCACCCAAGTCCTCAAGGCCACCGCGAACACGCTGCACGAGCGCGACCCCGCGCGGGCCGGTGTACTCAACAACCTCGGCAGCGCCGCCCAGCTCGCGTTCCTCGCCAGCGGATCACCCGAGGACCTCGAGGACGCGACGTACCACTACCGCGCCGCCGCCTCCGCCGCCCGCGAACGCGACCCGGATCGGGTGCTCTATCTGAGCAACCTGTCGCTGGCACTGACCGATCGAGCCTTCCGGGAACGCCGCGCCGACCTCGCCGCCGACGCCGTCGACAGCGGCCGCCGCGCGGTCGACCTCACCGCGGACAACGATCCACGCCGACCGACGGCGCTGGTCAGGCTCGCGCACTCGCTGAAGCTGCACGCCACGCTGGCCGACGACGTCGCGTCCGGAGACGAAGCGATCAGCGCGTTCCGCTCCGCCGCGCGCAGCTTCTTCAGTGGCGACACAGGATCGGTCTCGGCCGAGAGCTCCGACCTGCTCACCCATCTCGGCGCGACCCTGCTCACGCGCTACCGGCGCACCGGAACACCCGAGGACATCGACGAGGCGATCCAGCACCTCGACCGGGGGGTCGGGGGGCTGGCCGACGGCTCGGCCAGGCGCGAAGCGGTTCACGAACTCGCCACCGCCCTGCGGTTGCGGTTCCGGCTCCGAGGCGACCTCGCCGACCTCGACGAGTCGGCCACCGAGTTCATCGGCATCGTGGGCGTGCTGCACCCCGAACACCCGATGCTCGGCAAGGTGCTGCTGGGCCTCGCCCGCACCGCGGGCGAACACGTCGACTCGACCGGCGAACCCAGCGGACTACGGCGCTGCCTGCGCGCGTTGTCCCCGGCGATCCGTGCCGTCGCCACCCACGATCCGGACCGCCCCGCCGCGCTCGCCGCGTTCGGCGCGTTGATGCGACGGCTGTTCCTGCACGGAGCCGACGCGAACGCCATCGACACCGCTGTCGCCGCAGGTGAATCCGCCACCCGCGCGGGTGGCGCCCCCGAGGTTCGGTGCGCCGTCCGGACCGCGCTGGCGACCACCCTCGTCGCCAGGTACGAACACAACGACGGTTCGGCCGACCTCGACCGCGCCGCCGAGGTCGCGAACGAGGCCGCCGAACTCGCCGAAGAAGGCTCGCCGGCCGAGTACCGCGCACGGATCCAGCTGGGCCTCGTCGCCTCCCACCGGTACCGGCAGAGCGGTTCCACCGCCGATCTCGACGAAGCGGTGAACACCTTCGACGAGGTGATGGTGCGGATGCCGCGCTCGTCGAGCGAGCGCGCTCTCGTGGCCGCACACCTGGGGCAAGCACTGCAGGCGTCGCACCAACACACGGGCAAGCGGCGGACCTACCGCTGGGCACGCCGTGTACTCGCCGAGGGTTCCGACCAGTACACGGCGCCCGCCGACCATCGACTGCGGGCGGCGACACTCGCAGGCAGGCTCGCCGCACAGGCGCAACGCTGGCCCGAGGCGGTGGAGTCGTTCCGGTCGGCCGTCGACCTGCTCCCGGTCGTCAGTCGCGGCAAACAGGCCGTCGCACCGCCGAGGACACAGCAACGCTGGGCGACGATGCTGGCCGACGCGGCCGCGTGCGCCATGGAGGACGGTTCGGCCGAGCACGCCCTCGAACTGCTCGAACACGGCCGGTCGGCGATCTTCGCCGACGTCGCGCCCGCCGCTGGGGAACTCGGCGAACTGCACCGGGTCGCTCCCGAGCTCGCCGACGAGGCCGTGCGGGTGCGCAGGCTCCTGGACCGGCCCCCCGAGGAAGACGTCCTCGCCGGTCCGCCGGTTCCCGCCGAGGACGGCAGGCGCAAACGCCTCGCGGCCGCGTGGGAGCAACTGCTGGACGAGATCCGCGCGATGGACGGCCAGCAGGAGCACCTGCGGCGGACCCCGATCGAGCGGTTGCGCGCCGTCGGCGAGTCGGGTCCGGTCGTCGTCGTCAACGTCAGTCGCTACCGCTCGGACGCGTTCGTCGTCTTCGGCGGCCGCGTTCTTCCGGTCGCACTGCCGGGCGCGAACCACGAGACGCTCGCCGGATGGGCGGCGTCACTGCTCGACGAGAGCCGACCGGACGAGATCGGGCGCACGCTCGAGGGCCTCTGGCACACGGTGACCCGGCCGGTGCTCGACCGGATGGGCTACCGGCACCAGGTCGCCGACGGCGGCCGCTGGCCGCGGGTGTGGTGGTGCACGTTCGGCGCCGCAGCGCTCCTGCCGTTGCACGCGGCGACTGCCGAGAACGGCGACAGTGCGCTCGACCGGGTCCTCTCGTCGTACACGCCGACCCTGGGCACCCTGCTCCGTGCGCGTGAGCAGGCGCAGCGGCCGCCGGTCGGGAGCGGTCTCGTGGCGGCGGGATCGCTACGGCAGGCCGCTCGTGTCCAGGGGCTTCCCGCGCAGAACCAGGTGCTCGCGCGCTCCTGGCCGGAGGCGGAGCTGATGGGCCAGGAGGACACGACCCCGCACGACCTGCTCGAGGCGATTCCGGCGCACTCGTGGCTGCACGTGTGCGAACGGAGCACGCACTTTCCAGCGCACCCGGCGGCGAGTCTGCTGCTCGACCGGGGCGAGCAGCCCTCGCTCGGGCTCGTCGAACTGGGCCAGATGGCGTTGCAGCACGCCCAGTTCTGTTATCTCGGCGCCGCCGCCACCGCTGCGCAAACGCCGACGAGCGCCTCGGTGACGCTGCCGGGATCCCTTGCCGCGGCCGGGTTCGCCCACGTCGTCGGCTCGCTGTGGCAGCTCGACGCGGACTGTGCCGAGCAGGTTCAGGCCGACGTGTACGCGACGTTGACCGCGGACTCGGCGTTCTCGCCCCAGCGCTCCGCGGAGGCGCTGCACCACGCCGCGCGCACACAACGCGCGGCCTCCCCGGAAGCACCGACACGCTGGGCCGGACACCTCCATCTCGGTCCCTGA